A stretch of Macadamia integrifolia cultivar HAES 741 chromosome 7, SCU_Mint_v3, whole genome shotgun sequence DNA encodes these proteins:
- the LOC122084709 gene encoding pathogenesis-related thaumatin-like protein 3.5, whose product MALLMRLLLTITLVVIMIASGAKLSDSARVFTIINYCDETIWPGITPGENFGGGGFELKSGRSIVFTAPISWSGRIWGRTGCNFDKTGNGSCQTGSCGTTLQCGAAGKTPASLAEFTLASPDFYDVSLVDGFNLPILITPVNGTGNCSRAGCNSDLRPNCPKELAVKSGNKIISCRSACDAFGTDQYCCKGTFGNPVTCQPTFYSKKFKEACPTAYSYAYDDPTSIFTCSASDYIISFCSSSKQKVCTYHDHKVICSGSKGLKSFGGRWLALIFAFMVIINL is encoded by the exons ATGGCTTTACTAATGAGATTACTTTTAACAATCACATTAGTAGTGATCATGATTGCATCAG GAGCAAAATTGAGTGATTCAGCAAGAGTTTTCACCATAATAAACTATTGCGACGAAACAATTTGGCCTGGAATTACGCCTGGTGAGAACTTTGGTGGCGGCGGATTTGAATTAAAATCAGGTCGATCTATTGTCTTCACTGCTCCGATAAGTTGGTCTGGTCGAATATGGGGTCGAACCGGTTGCAATTTCGACAAAACTGGCAATGGCTCTTGCCAAACTGGTAGCTGTGGTACTACCCTCCAATGTGGAGCTGCAGGCAAAACACCAGCCTCACTTGCTGAATTTACACTTGCATCCCCGGATTTTTACGATGTTAGCCTTGTCGACGGATTCAATTTACCGATACTTATTACACCGGTGAATGGGACCGGGAACTGCAGCCGTGCTGGTTGTAACAGTGACTTGAGACCCAATTGCCCGAAAGAACTCGCCGTTAAGTCCGGCAACAAAATTATCAGTTGCCGGAGTGCTTGTGATGCATTTGGAACTGATCAATATTGTTGTAAGGGTACATTTGGGAATCCAGTGACATGCCAACCTACATTTTACTCCAAGAAGTTTAAGGAGGCATGTCCTACGGCTTACAGTTATGCTTATGATGATCCTACCAGTATTTTTACATGCTCGGCTTCAGACTACATCATCTCTTTCTGTTCATCAAG CAAGCAAAAGGTGTGCACGTATCATGATCATAAGGTCATCTGCAGTGGATCGAAAGGCTTAAAATCATTTGGTGGAAGATGGTTGGCCTTAATTTTCGCATTTATGGTGATAATTAATTTGTAG
- the LOC122083236 gene encoding cold shock protein 2-like, producing MAEGKRSTGVVKWFSGQKGYGFITPGDGSDDIFVHQSSIRADGFRTLGEGEQVEFEIGRGDDGRSKAVDVTGPNGSQVSGGGGRGFSGGRGRDGGYGSLGGGFGSGFESGFGRGWRSGGRGGRSGGGGYGGGGGGACYNCGKTGHLARDCYQGSGGGRYGGGGRYGGDGGGGGGRYGGDGGGGGGRYGGDGGDGGGRYGGDGGGGGGYYGGGRGCYNCGEQGHIARECPNDQR from the coding sequence ATGGCAGAAGGCAAGAGATCGACAGGAGTTGTGAAATGGTTCAGTGGGCAGAAGGGTTATGGCTTCATTACTCCAGGCGATGGGAGTGACGATATATTTGTTCACCAATCGTCGATCCGTGCAGATGGGTTTCGGACTCTTGGGGAGGGTGAGCAGGTTGAATTTGAGATCGGACGAGGTGATGATGGACGATCGAAGGCTGTCGATGTGACTGGACCGAATGGATCGCAGGTTTCTGGTGGTGGTGGACGTGGGTTTTCTGGGGGAAGAGGCAGGGATGGCGGTTATGGCAGTTTAGGTGGTGGGTTTGGTAGTGGTTTTGAAAGTGGCTTTGGAAGAGGGTGGCGAAGTGGTGGAAGAGGAGGGAGATCAGGTGGAGGAGgctatggtggtggtggtggtggtgcgtgCTATAATTGTGGGAAAACTGGTCACTTGGCAAGGGACTGTTATCAAGGAAGTGGTGGTGGGagatatggtggtggaggaagATATGGCGGTGAcggaggtggtggtggagggaGATATGGCGGtgatggaggtggtggtggtgggagaTATGGCGGTGATGGAGGTGATGGTGGTGGGAGATATGGCGGTGATGGAGGCGGTGGCGGTGGTTATTACGGTGGTGGCAGGGGTTGTTACAATTGTGGTGAGCAAGGGCATATTGCGAGGGAATGCCCAAACGACCAGAGATGA
- the LOC122083614 gene encoding 30S ribosomal protein S13, chloroplastic isoform X1 — protein MAQSLAMPVAPALSVLYKGGNPSNSISNTLCLATSTPPKFRSLSIQCVRVGGVEIPNNKRVEFSLQYIHGIGRTRARQILCDLNLENKITKDLSEEELISVRDEVSKFMIEGDLRRFNALAIRRLIEIQCYRGVRHQKGLPCRGQRTKNNCRTLKGKKVAIAGKKKAPR, from the exons ATGGCTCAATCTCTGGCGATGCCCGTGGCACCTGCACTCTCGGTACTCTACAAGGGAGGAAACCCTTCAAACTCAATCTCTAACACTCTCTGCTTGGCCACTTCGACCCCTCCAAAG TTTCGTAGTTTGAGCATCCAATGTGTTCGAGTCGGAGGTGTTGAGATCCCTAATAACAAGCGAGTTGAGTTCTCTCTTCAGTACATCCATGGTATTGGCCGTACCAGAGCTCGCCAAATCCTATGCGACCTCAATTTGGAGAACAAAATCACCAAAGATTTATCCGAAGAGGAACTCATATCTGTCAGAGATGAAGTCTCTAAGTTCATGATCGAAGGTGATCTG AGGCGATTCAATGCGCTAGCTATTAGGAGATTGATAGAGATTCAATGCTACAGAGGGGTTCGCCACCAGAAAGGGTTGCCTTGCAGGGGACAACGCACGAAGAACAATTGTCGGACGTTGAAGGGTAAGAAGGTCGCTATTGCCGGGAAGAAGAAGGCTCCTCGTTGA
- the LOC122083614 gene encoding 30S ribosomal protein S13, chloroplastic isoform X2 → MAQSLAMPVAPALSVLYKGGNPSNSISNTLCLATSTPPKYIHGIGRTRARQILCDLNLENKITKDLSEEELISVRDEVSKFMIEGDLRRFNALAIRRLIEIQCYRGVRHQKGLPCRGQRTKNNCRTLKGKKVAIAGKKKAPR, encoded by the exons ATGGCTCAATCTCTGGCGATGCCCGTGGCACCTGCACTCTCGGTACTCTACAAGGGAGGAAACCCTTCAAACTCAATCTCTAACACTCTCTGCTTGGCCACTTCGACCCCTCCAAAG TACATCCATGGTATTGGCCGTACCAGAGCTCGCCAAATCCTATGCGACCTCAATTTGGAGAACAAAATCACCAAAGATTTATCCGAAGAGGAACTCATATCTGTCAGAGATGAAGTCTCTAAGTTCATGATCGAAGGTGATCTG AGGCGATTCAATGCGCTAGCTATTAGGAGATTGATAGAGATTCAATGCTACAGAGGGGTTCGCCACCAGAAAGGGTTGCCTTGCAGGGGACAACGCACGAAGAACAATTGTCGGACGTTGAAGGGTAAGAAGGTCGCTATTGCCGGGAAGAAGAAGGCTCCTCGTTGA